A single region of the Streptococcus macedonicus ACA-DC 198 genome encodes:
- a CDS encoding Transposase: MKLSRSTYYYQVKRLTQVDKNKELKEAIQNIYSENKGRYGYRRIHLELKNRGYKVNHKKVQRLMTELGLKARIRAKRRYNSYKGEVGKKADNLIKRQFKAAQPLKKCYTDVTEFSIPASDQKLYLSPVLDGFNSEIIAYNLSTSPNLQQLKTMLSEAFPEQTYQDTILHSDQGWQYQHTYYHHFLEEHGMRPSMSRKGNSLDNGMMESFFGTLKTEMFYGFEKEFTSLETLKTAISEYINYYNTKRIKLTLKGLSPVQYRTQSLT, from the coding sequence TTGAAGTTGTCTCGATCAACCTACTATTATCAGGTTAAACGTCTAACCCAGGTAGATAAAAACAAAGAATTAAAAGAAGCTATTCAAAATATTTATTCTGAGAACAAAGGGAGATATGGTTACCGTAGAATTCACCTCGAACTTAAAAATCGAGGCTATAAAGTTAACCATAAGAAAGTTCAACGTCTGATGACAGAACTTGGTTTGAAAGCTAGAATCCGTGCGAAACGTCGCTATAACTCTTATAAAGGTGAGGTCGGCAAGAAAGCTGATAATCTCATTAAGCGTCAATTTAAAGCTGCCCAACCACTTAAGAAGTGTTATACCGATGTAACAGAGTTTTCAATTCCTGCTAGTGATCAAAAATTGTATCTATCACCAGTTCTTGATGGCTTTAACAGTGAGATTATTGCATACAATTTATCTACCTCGCCAAACTTACAACAACTTAAAACAATGCTTTCCGAGGCTTTTCCTGAACAAACTTATCAGGACACTATTTTACATAGTGACCAAGGATGGCAATATCAACACACTTACTACCATCATTTTCTTGAGGAGCATGGAATGAGACCGTCCATGTCGCGTAAAGGAAATAGCTTAGACAACGGCATGATGGAATCTTTCTTTGGAACATTGAAGACAGAAATGTTTTATGGGTTTGAGAAGGAATTTACTTCTCTCGAAACATTGAAAACAGCTATTTCAGAATATATCAACTACTACAACACTAAACGAATCAAACTTACATTAAAAGGACTAAGTCCTGTGCAATACAGAACTCAATCCTTAACTTAA